A single region of the Pseudomonas sp. PDM14 genome encodes:
- the gspD gene encoding type II secretion system secretin GspD: protein MSQPKSMSPKHLPLALCLAIGCASLPLLAQAAEPAAISAQQNETWTINMKDADIRDFIEQVSSISGQTFVVDPRVKGQVTVVSQAPLGLSEVYQLFLSVMSTHGFSVVSQGDQARIVPNTEARADGSTGGIDSPNTMETRVIQVQQNSVNELIPLIRPLVPQYGHLAAVLSANALIISDRPANITRIEQLVRQLDQANQQDYTVYDMKHAWVMDAAEVLNNTLNRGQAKGTSAAQVIADRRTNRLILLGPEEARSKMLALARSIDTPSSRSANTRVIRLRHNDAKALAQTLGEISETLKSAEGGGAEGGGGKPKQMLIRADESLNALVILADPDTVTMLEDIVRQLDVPRAQVLVEAAIVEISGDIRDALGVQWAARGDNGIGGVNFNNTGISIGTLIGALQEEEIPATLPNGAIIGIGNGTFGALITALSSNSKSNLLSTPTLLTLDNQEAEILVGQNVPFQTGSYTTATDGASNPFTTIERQDIGVTLKVTPHINEGATLRLEIEQEISSLVPSPANVTVSDVITNKRSIKSTILASDGQVIVLGGLIQDDVTRSDSRVPILGSIPLLGRLFRSTEDTHVKRNLMVFLRPAIVRDANGLAGLSSKKYSDLRVLSQPAEGPSILPAEARRLFDRQDSYGEPTIDLRPQQ, encoded by the coding sequence ATGAAGGATGCGGATATCCGCGACTTCATCGAACAGGTTTCCAGCATCAGTGGCCAGACGTTCGTCGTCGATCCGCGGGTCAAGGGCCAGGTCACCGTCGTCTCGCAGGCGCCGCTGGGGCTGAGCGAGGTCTACCAGCTGTTCCTCTCGGTGATGAGCACCCACGGTTTCTCGGTGGTGTCCCAGGGCGACCAGGCGCGCATCGTGCCCAATACCGAGGCCCGCGCCGATGGCTCCACGGGTGGCATCGACTCGCCCAACACCATGGAAACCCGCGTGATCCAGGTGCAGCAGAACTCGGTGAACGAGCTGATTCCGCTGATCCGCCCGCTGGTTCCGCAATACGGCCACCTGGCCGCGGTGCTGTCGGCCAATGCGCTGATCATCAGTGACCGCCCGGCCAACATCACCCGCATCGAACAACTGGTGCGCCAGCTCGACCAGGCCAACCAGCAGGACTACACCGTCTACGACATGAAGCACGCCTGGGTGATGGATGCCGCCGAGGTGCTCAACAACACCCTCAACCGCGGCCAGGCCAAGGGCACCAGCGCCGCCCAGGTGATCGCCGACCGGCGCACCAACCGCCTGATCCTGCTTGGCCCGGAAGAGGCGCGCAGCAAGATGCTGGCCCTGGCGCGTTCCATCGACACGCCCTCCTCGCGCTCGGCCAACACCCGCGTCATCCGCCTGCGCCATAACGACGCCAAGGCCCTGGCGCAGACCCTGGGCGAAATCAGCGAAACGTTGAAATCCGCCGAAGGTGGCGGCGCCGAAGGCGGTGGCGGCAAGCCCAAGCAGATGCTGATCCGCGCCGACGAGAGCCTCAATGCCCTGGTCATCCTCGCCGACCCGGACACCGTGACCATGCTCGAGGACATCGTCCGTCAGCTCGACGTGCCACGTGCGCAGGTGCTGGTCGAGGCCGCCATCGTCGAGATTTCCGGCGACATCCGCGATGCCCTCGGCGTGCAGTGGGCCGCGCGGGGTGACAACGGCATTGGCGGGGTCAACTTCAACAACACCGGGATTTCCATCGGCACCCTGATCGGCGCACTGCAGGAAGAGGAAATCCCCGCCACCCTGCCCAACGGCGCGATCATCGGCATCGGCAACGGCACCTTCGGTGCGCTGATCACCGCGCTGTCGTCCAACAGCAAGAGCAACCTGCTGTCGACCCCGACCCTGCTGACCCTGGACAACCAGGAGGCGGAAATCCTGGTCGGCCAAAACGTGCCGTTCCAGACCGGCTCCTACACCACCGCCACCGACGGTGCGAGCAACCCGTTCACCACCATCGAGCGCCAGGACATCGGCGTGACGCTCAAGGTCACCCCGCATATCAACGAAGGTGCCACCCTGCGCCTGGAGATCGAACAGGAAATCTCCTCGCTGGTGCCCTCGCCGGCCAACGTCACGGTGTCCGACGTGATCACCAACAAGCGCTCGATCAAGAGCACCATCCTCGCCAGCGACGGCCAGGTCATCGTGCTCGGCGGCCTGATCCAGGACGACGTCACCCGCAGCGACTCCAGGGTGCCGATCCTCGGCAGCATTCCCCTGCTGGGGCGGCTGTTCCGCTCCACCGAGGACACCCACGTCAAGCGCAACCTGATGGTCTTCCTGCGCCCGGCCATCGTCCGCGACGCCAATGGCCTGGCGGGGCTCAGCAGCAAGAAGTACAGCGACTTGCGCGTGCTCAGCCAGCCTGCCGAAGGCCCGAGCATCCTGCCGGCGGAAGCCCGCCGCCTGTTCGACCGCCAGGACAGCTACGGCGAGCCGACCATCGACCTGCGCCCACAGCAGTAG
- a CDS encoding O-succinylhomoserine sulfhydrylase, translating to MSQDWDAGRLDSDLEGVGFDTLAVRAGQHRTPEGEHGEAMFLTSSYVFRTAADAAARFAGEVPGNVYSRYTNPTVRAFEERIAALEGAEQAVATSSGMAAILAIVMSQCSAGDHVLVSRSVFGSTISLFEKYLKRFGVQVDYVPLADLSAWQAAFKANTKLLFVESPSNPLAELVDIAALAEIAHARGALLAVDNCFCTPALQQPLKLGADIVMHSATKYIDGQGRSMGGVVAGYKAQMEGVVGFLRTAGPTLSPFNAWIFLKGLETLRVRMQAHCASALQLALWLEQQPGIERVYYAGLPSHPQHELATRQQSAFGAVVSFEVAGGKEAAWRFIDATRVISITTNLGDTKTTIAHPATTSHGRLSAEERGNAGIRDNLIRVAVGLEDLADLKADLARGLAAL from the coding sequence ATGAGCCAGGATTGGGATGCAGGACGTCTGGACAGTGACCTCGAGGGTGTCGGTTTCGACACCCTGGCGGTCAGGGCAGGGCAGCACCGCACGCCGGAAGGCGAGCACGGCGAGGCGATGTTCCTCACCTCCAGCTACGTGTTCCGCACCGCCGCCGATGCTGCCGCGCGTTTTGCCGGTGAAGTGCCGGGTAACGTCTATTCGCGCTACACCAATCCCACCGTGCGCGCCTTCGAGGAGCGCATCGCCGCGCTGGAGGGCGCCGAGCAGGCGGTCGCCACGTCGTCGGGCATGGCGGCGATCCTCGCCATCGTCATGAGCCAGTGCAGCGCGGGCGACCACGTACTGGTCTCGCGCAGTGTGTTCGGCTCGACCATCAGCTTGTTCGAGAAGTACCTCAAGCGCTTCGGCGTGCAGGTCGACTACGTGCCGCTGGCCGACCTGTCGGCCTGGCAGGCGGCGTTCAAGGCCAACACCAAGCTGCTGTTCGTCGAGTCGCCGTCCAATCCGCTGGCCGAACTGGTCGATATCGCCGCACTGGCGGAAATCGCCCATGCCCGTGGCGCGCTGCTGGCGGTGGACAACTGCTTCTGCACCCCTGCGCTGCAGCAGCCGCTGAAGCTCGGCGCCGACATCGTCATGCATTCGGCGACCAAGTACATCGACGGTCAGGGCCGCAGCATGGGCGGCGTGGTCGCCGGCTACAAGGCGCAGATGGAAGGTGTGGTCGGCTTCCTGCGCACTGCCGGGCCGACCCTCAGCCCGTTCAACGCCTGGATCTTCCTCAAGGGCCTGGAAACCCTGCGCGTGCGCATGCAGGCGCATTGCGCCAGCGCACTGCAGCTGGCCCTGTGGCTGGAGCAGCAGCCGGGCATCGAGCGTGTCTACTACGCCGGCCTGCCCAGCCATCCGCAGCATGAACTGGCCACGCGTCAGCAGAGTGCCTTCGGTGCGGTGGTCAGTTTCGAGGTGGCGGGGGGCAAGGAGGCGGCCTGGCGTTTCATCGATGCCACGCGAGTGATCTCGATCACCACCAACCTCGGTGACACCAAGACCACCATCGCCCACCCGGCGACCACCTCGCACGGACGCCTGTCGGCCGAAGAGCGCGGCAATGCCGGGATTCGCGACAACCTGATTCGCGTTGCCGTGGGCCTGGAAGACCTGGCCGATCTGAAGGCCGACCTGGCTCGCGGTCTCGCTGCATTGTGA
- the purF gene encoding amidophosphoribosyltransferase yields MCGIVGIVGKSNVNQSLYDALTVLQHRGQDAAGIVTSHDGRLFLRKDNGLVRDVFQQRHMQRLVGQVGIGHVRYPTAGSSSSAEAQPFYVNSPYGITLAHNGNLTNVEQLAKEIYESDLRHVNTNSDSEVLLNVFAHELAVRGKLQPTEEDVFAAVAGVHARCRGGYAVVAMITGYGVVGFRDPHAIRPIVFGQRHTDNGVEYMIASESVALDVLGFTLIRDLAPGEAVYITEDGRLYTRQCAENPQYSPCIFEHVYLARPDSLMDGISVYKARLRMGEKLAEKIQRERPDHDIDVVIPIPDTSRTSALELANHLGVKFREGFVKNRYIGRTFIMPGQAARKKSVRQKLNAIELEFRGKNVMLVDDSIVRGTTCKQIIQMAREAGAKNVYFCSAAPAVRYPNVYGIDMPSPHELIAHGRSTDEVAELIGADWLIYQDLADLKEAVGGGKVKIEHFDCAVFDGEYVTGDVNEVYLNKIEQARNDASKATAEAVSAIIDLHND; encoded by the coding sequence ATGTGTGGCATCGTCGGTATTGTCGGTAAGTCGAACGTCAACCAGTCTCTGTACGACGCGCTCACCGTCCTCCAGCATCGCGGCCAGGACGCTGCCGGCATCGTGACCAGCCATGATGGCCGGTTGTTTTTGCGCAAGGACAACGGCCTGGTACGGGACGTTTTCCAGCAGCGCCACATGCAGCGTCTGGTCGGCCAGGTTGGCATCGGCCACGTGCGCTACCCGACCGCGGGCAGCTCCAGCTCCGCCGAGGCGCAGCCGTTCTACGTCAACTCGCCGTATGGCATCACCCTGGCGCACAACGGCAACCTGACCAACGTCGAGCAGCTGGCCAAGGAGATCTACGAGTCCGACCTGCGCCACGTCAACACCAACTCCGACTCGGAAGTGCTGCTCAACGTCTTCGCCCATGAGCTGGCGGTGCGCGGCAAGCTGCAGCCGACCGAGGAGGACGTGTTCGCGGCCGTTGCCGGCGTGCATGCCCGTTGCCGGGGTGGTTACGCGGTGGTGGCGATGATCACCGGCTACGGCGTGGTCGGTTTCCGCGACCCTCATGCGATCCGTCCGATCGTCTTCGGCCAGCGTCACACCGACAACGGCGTGGAATATATGATCGCCTCCGAGAGCGTCGCCCTCGATGTGCTCGGCTTCACCCTGATCCGTGACCTGGCGCCGGGCGAAGCGGTGTACATCACCGAAGACGGCCGTCTCTACACCCGCCAGTGCGCGGAGAACCCGCAGTACTCGCCGTGCATCTTCGAGCACGTCTACCTGGCTCGCCCGGACTCGCTGATGGACGGCATCTCGGTGTACAAGGCGCGCCTGCGCATGGGCGAGAAGCTGGCCGAGAAGATTCAGCGCGAGCGCCCGGACCATGACATCGACGTGGTCATCCCGATTCCGGATACCAGCCGCACCTCGGCACTGGAACTGGCCAACCACCTGGGCGTGAAGTTCCGTGAAGGCTTCGTCAAGAACCGCTACATCGGCCGTACCTTCATCATGCCCGGCCAGGCGGCGCGCAAGAAATCGGTACGCCAGAAGCTCAACGCCATCGAACTGGAATTCCGCGGCAAGAACGTGATGCTGGTGGACGATTCCATCGTACGCGGCACCACCTGCAAGCAGATCATCCAGATGGCCCGTGAAGCTGGCGCGAAGAACGTCTACTTCTGCTCGGCGGCCCCGGCGGTGCGCTATCCGAACGTCTACGGCATCGACATGCCCAGCCCGCACGAGCTGATCGCTCACGGCCGCAGTACCGATGAAGTGGCCGAGCTGATCGGCGCCGACTGGCTGATCTACCAGGACCTCGCTGACCTGAAGGAAGCGGTCGGCGGCGGCAAGGTCAAGATCGAGCATTTCGACTGCGCGGTGTTCGACGGCGAGTACGTCACCGGGGACGTCAACGAGGTCTACCTGAACAAGATCGAACAGGCGCGCAACGATGCCAGCAAGGCTACGGCCGAAGCGGTTAGCGCGATCATCGACCTGCACAACGACTGA
- a CDS encoding CvpA family protein produces MAFTWVDWAIIAVIAISSLISLKRGFFKEALSLLTWIIAGVVAWMFGGALSQHLTEFIETPSMRVIAACAILFIATLLVGALVNFLIGELIRVTGLSGTDRFLGMVFGAARGALLVVVLIGLVSLAPVQQDEWWQQSTLMPHFLMVADWSKNLILSLSSQWLASGISAPAELPFKDGLLQPKLPESL; encoded by the coding sequence GTGGCATTCACTTGGGTCGATTGGGCGATCATCGCCGTCATCGCCATTTCCAGTTTGATCAGCCTCAAGCGCGGTTTCTTCAAGGAAGCCCTGTCGCTGCTGACCTGGATCATCGCAGGTGTGGTCGCCTGGATGTTCGGCGGGGCCCTCTCGCAGCACCTCACGGAATTCATCGAAACACCGTCGATGCGCGTCATCGCCGCCTGCGCCATTCTGTTCATCGCCACTTTGCTGGTGGGCGCACTGGTCAATTTCCTCATCGGTGAGCTGATCCGGGTAACCGGCCTGTCAGGCACCGACCGTTTTCTCGGCATGGTCTTCGGCGCAGCGCGCGGGGCCTTGCTGGTGGTAGTGCTGATCGGTCTGGTCAGCCTGGCACCGGTGCAACAGGATGAATGGTGGCAGCAGTCGACCCTGATGCCGCATTTTCTGATGGTCGCCGACTGGTCGAAGAATCTGATTCTGAGTCTGTCCAGTCAGTGGTTGGCGAGCGGTATCAGCGCGCCAGCCGAGCTTCCATTCAAAGACGGTCTCTTGCAGCCTAAACTGCCCGAGAGCCTGTAG
- a CDS encoding SPOR domain-containing protein, with protein sequence MAVLDRGLKQRIVGALVLLALAVIFLPMLFSREDELRQVSVDAPAMPQAPAMPQVALDPVEVPQPVAEEAVPPVEPLDAPVVAAEPAAEEPAPVVAQAPATPQAVPVKPAVSEPKRLDASSLPVSWSIQLASLSSRPGAEELQKKLRSQGYNAYIRSVDGMNRIFVGPLIERAEADRLRDQLNRQHKLNGFVVRFQPEKA encoded by the coding sequence ATGGCAGTGCTGGATAGGGGACTAAAACAGAGAATCGTCGGCGCGCTGGTACTGCTCGCCCTGGCGGTGATATTCCTGCCCATGCTGTTTTCCCGCGAGGACGAGCTGCGTCAGGTGTCGGTCGATGCGCCGGCCATGCCGCAGGCGCCAGCCATGCCGCAAGTCGCGCTCGACCCGGTCGAAGTGCCGCAGCCTGTCGCCGAAGAGGCCGTGCCGCCGGTCGAGCCGCTGGATGCCCCCGTGGTGGCTGCTGAGCCTGCTGCGGAGGAGCCCGCTCCGGTCGTTGCACAAGCCCCTGCCACGCCACAGGCCGTTCCGGTCAAGCCTGCTGTCAGCGAGCCCAAGCGTCTGGATGCCAGCAGCCTGCCGGTGAGCTGGTCGATCCAGCTGGCCAGCCTGTCCAGCCGTCCGGGCGCCGAAGAGCTGCAGAAGAAGCTGCGTAGCCAGGGCTATAACGCTTACATCCGCAGCGTCGATGGCATGAACCGGATCTTCGTCGGACCGCTGATCGAGCGTGCCGAAGCCGATCGCCTGCGCGATCAGCTCAATCGCCAGCACAAGCTCAACGGTTTCGTGGTGCGTTTCCAGCCGGAAAAGGCCTGA
- the folC gene encoding bifunctional tetrahydrofolate synthase/dihydrofolate synthase → MTERTLAEWLAYLEQLHPSAIDMGLERSRRVAEQLGLGRPAPRVITVTGTNGKGSTCAFLASLLMAQGLKVGVYSSPHLLRYNERVQFDGREATDAELCAAFTAVEAARGDITLTYFEMGTLAAFWLFERAGLDAVVLEVGLGGRLDAVNLIDADLALVTSIGLDHADWLGDTRESVAFEKAGIFRQGRPALCGDVDPPEPLLEQVAQLDCPLFLRGRDYHCTIDEHAWQWAGLSRDGRVLELHDLPLLDLPMENAALALQAYALLQLPWDVAQIHTALRATRVTGRLDRREICWNGKALTLLLDVGHNPHAAEYLAMRLLARPVVRRLAVFGLLADKDLLGVVMPLLAEVQHWAVAPLPTPRSRPAAELQALLCNLQAPVASYTGVTQALQAQCEQAQDGDEILVFGSFYCVAEALEWLEHQVEAADGSAG, encoded by the coding sequence ATGACCGAACGTACCCTCGCCGAATGGCTTGCCTACCTTGAGCAGTTGCACCCCAGTGCCATCGATATGGGGCTGGAGCGCAGTCGCCGGGTAGCCGAGCAGCTTGGCCTGGGTCGCCCGGCGCCGAGGGTTATCACCGTTACCGGTACCAACGGCAAGGGCTCCACCTGTGCGTTTCTCGCTTCGTTGCTGATGGCGCAGGGCCTCAAGGTCGGCGTCTACAGTTCGCCACACCTGCTGCGTTACAACGAGCGCGTCCAGTTCGACGGGCGCGAAGCGACCGATGCCGAACTCTGCGCCGCGTTCACCGCGGTGGAAGCTGCTCGCGGCGACATCACCCTGACCTATTTCGAGATGGGCACACTGGCGGCATTCTGGCTGTTCGAGCGGGCGGGGCTCGATGCCGTGGTGCTGGAGGTCGGCCTGGGTGGGCGTCTGGATGCGGTCAACCTGATCGATGCCGACCTGGCATTGGTCACCAGCATCGGCCTGGATCACGCCGACTGGCTGGGTGACACCCGTGAGTCCGTGGCCTTCGAGAAGGCCGGCATCTTTCGTCAGGGTCGCCCGGCGCTGTGCGGTGATGTCGACCCGCCGGAGCCTTTGCTGGAGCAGGTCGCGCAGCTCGATTGCCCGCTATTCCTGCGTGGTCGCGACTATCACTGCACGATCGATGAACACGCCTGGCAGTGGGCGGGGCTGAGTCGTGATGGTCGGGTACTGGAGCTGCACGACCTGCCGCTGCTCGACCTGCCGATGGAAAATGCCGCGCTGGCGCTGCAGGCCTATGCCTTGTTGCAATTGCCTTGGGATGTTGCGCAGATTCACACGGCGCTTCGAGCCACACGCGTTACCGGGAGGCTGGATCGTCGGGAAATATGCTGGAACGGCAAGGCGCTGACGCTGCTGCTGGATGTTGGGCATAATCCCCACGCAGCGGAGTACTTGGCCATGCGCCTGTTGGCGCGTCCGGTGGTTCGTCGCCTGGCGGTATTCGGCCTGCTGGCTGACAAGGATTTGTTGGGTGTGGTCATGCCGCTGCTGGCGGAAGTGCAGCACTGGGCGGTCGCGCCGCTGCCGACTCCGCGCAGCAGGCCTGCGGCGGAGTTGCAGGCATTGCTATGCAACCTGCAGGCGCCAGTGGCGTCCTATACCGGCGTGACGCAGGCGCTGCAGGCGCAATGCGAACAGGCGCAGGATGGGGATGAAATCCTCGTGTTCGGATCTTTTTATTGCGTAGCCGAGGCCCTTGAGTGGCTGGAGCACCAGGTGGAGGCCGCGGATGGCAGTGCTGGATAG